The Bacillus zhangzhouensis region AGATATTTGATCGCTAGTGCCTTATTCATCCCTTTGCCTCCTATCTCAACTGAGACATGGTAACGTATGATGTATTTATTGATACTGTTTTGTTGGTGCCTCTTGGCGTTATATAAAAAGTTACCTTATCGCCAGCTTTAAATTTTTGTGTTAAATAAAGCACACACGTACTCGATGCCGTTGTTGGATTCCAGTTTCCGAACCTCTGGTATTCTGATCCGTTGACATAACAGGCCAAGATATTATCTGATCCAACTGTGATGTTAGTGCTAGTGATATAGAGCCTGATCAAATAAAGACCACTGTTTTTCAGTGTGATTTCACTACGAGAGCGATTATACTCTGATAAATCATCTGCTCGTGTTGCCCCAAATACAAGCTTTGTCGCTACATTTTCAGCAGCGGAAACGGATGAATTATCTTGATCATAGGTATCAACATAAGTGCTGTTTGCCACATCTTCTGCTGTTAGTATTCTTTTCCATCCCCGAAATGTCCCGTCTGTATGAATTGTTCCAACCCAATGTGTATTATCAGCGCTACGGATGACATGAAAGTTTTTCCTAATACCTGTTGTAAATACATCAACGTTAAACCAAGATGTATCATTTGTGGTCGGAAGATTCGTAAAATATTGACCTGCGCCATAATAGAAACCGGGAGGTAACTCGAACAAATTAGTACCTCCGATTGTGGTTGGCACTGCTTGTCTAAAACCCGCATCAGTAGTCAATTTATACATCTGGGCTTTTTTAGATAAATCGTCAGTGTACTTCTGTGCATCAGATAATGCTTGGTTCGCCTTTTCTTTAGCTGCAGTAATTGCAGTTTTCAGAGCTGTGTCAGCTTTATCTTGAGCACCTTTTTTTGTTTCCAAAGAATCAAGATCGTCAAGTTTTTCTTTCATCCTGTCTAGCTGAACCTGTAGGTCTTTTGTAGTCTCGTCAATGTTTCCCTGCATTACATCGGTGCGCTTTTTTATTTCTGCTTCAAGCTCCGCTGATTTTTGTTCTATTTTTGATTTCAATGAATCAAAATGGTCGATGTAATATTCTGCAGCTGGCACAATATTTTCATCAATTAGATTCTTCTTTATATCAAATATGAATTCATGCACAGACATTGATTGTCCGTTTTTATAAAAGAGATTCAAAGACGCTTGCACTCTGCCGAAGATCTTGATTTCATCCTTGTTTAAAATGTATTCTGCTACCCCTTCCACTTTGTCCAGCAGTGAGATATTTCTAATGTGTTTAGAACCATTAGAAAACAAAAGAACTAACTTACCCTCTACAGCTGATAAGGGGAGAGGCATACCATCTTTACGCAGCTTGAATATTAATCTAGCTGTGCCTACATCTTGAGTTGAAAAAATGATTTTAGAATCATAGACGCTTTGATCATAAGCATCCATGGCAAAGGGCAGCGAACCATTTTTGTATATTTTATTGGTCATGCCCTACCCTCCTTTTCTAGCTGCAGAACCTTATCATTCAACGTTTTAATAAGGTTTCTCATTTCCTCAATTTCATTTTGACTAACGGGTGCGGTCTTTAAAAACTCAACTCTTTGGCCGTCATCGTCTTCTAAGTAAACATTCTCAAAATTGACCCCTTCAAGTGACACAATTCTATTTCCATCTTCGTCATACGCATTGACATCCTCCCCCGACACAAAGGCCGAAGCAACTTTAACTTTTTCTTTATCCATGATCAAATACACTACGCCACGTCCTTTGCATCCGTTTTTGGATTTTTAGAATTGTCTACGATGCCACTGATTGTCCAGTCACCTTTGCAGTAGTTTCCATACCTTACTACGCCTTTTACAGTGTTCGTAATATATATGCCTGCCCTAGCACGCTTGGTCAATTTAGAGAGTGATCTACACCTATTTCCAGCCAGCAAAATGTCTTTTGATTTATTGGCTATTCTGATAGCCTCGTAAGCCCCGTGTTTGCTGTGACCGGCACCTGTAATCAAATTATCTTTGATAACGGATATGAGGACGCCTGACTGTTCAATGCCGTACCTGCCCGGACGTCGGATATTGTTTCCTGCAATTAGTAAGAGAGTAGATTCACCAAATGCAGAAATACCGTCCCGACCGATGAAACTGATCTGATTTGCACCTGTGACATTAACACCAACGCAATCATTCATCCAAACTCCATCACCTGACGTATTAGATATTTGATTGGCTGAAACGATACCATTTCTAACGGCATCTAATCGGATGCCCGCCTGGTTTTTCCCGCCGACTCCATCAATAATGTTGTTTTGTACATTTACATTACGCACAAACCCTGTATCATTGATTCCACGGATATATATAGCTTCGTTCTCTCGCGTGTTCAGGATTGTATTTCCTGAGACGTGAACATGCCGGAATATCTGTGATCTGGACATTTGCTCAAATTTGTTGTTTAACGTATGGTGCTTGCTTGCTGGATCAATGGCGCTTACCGTTATTCCAAATCTGCAGTTTCGCAAGGTGTTATCTTTTATATCTGTGACATTCCAGTTGTATCCCCTAACGGCCCATCCGTCCATATCCTCAAACAAGCAATCTTTCACTCTTATGTTTTCGTGCCAGTAGCCAATAGTAGATGAATGCGATCCCACGCCGCGCGGCCACGCTTGAGTGCCTGGTGTGTTAGATTTTCCGAAGCTGCACCCCTGAACAAGACCGTCCTTGCAAACGGTAAAGTCATAAGCACCAAAAGCCCCGAATACTTCTTTACGTTGAGCTAAGTCAACCTGAATCGCCTCAGAAAAATATCTAGATCCGTCATGATCTACAAATCCGTAGAAATCTGAATTTAGCACTTTGAAATTTTGGCAAGCGTTAAATTCAATTGCATGGTAGCCGCTGACATCCTTAAAAGTAGAATTTCTAACAAAGATGTTTTTACCGTGACCAAAAGAAAAACAGTTATTTTTAGTTTTAAATTCTGTTCCTCTGCAATCCCACGTTCCGCCATCAAAATACATGTTTCCATTACCCTTGTATCCGCGATACTCAACGGTCCCGTCACCATTAGTCATCATGGTTTTGCCGTGGTAATTCAAAAACACCGCGCCTTTTGCATCGAACCAAGTATTACCCCAATTGACTAACTTCGCGCCTAGACGATATATGCCTGGAGGCACAACGACCCTGACACTTTTACCTTTTTTAGCTCGATCTAGCGCCGCCTGGATCGCGATTGCAGATTCGTATTTACCTGTGGGATCGGCACCCAAGTCTAATACGTTTATGTCAGGCTGCCGATCTAAGCGACTTATGATCAAACCAAAATCATAATCTAGTCTATCTTTCACAGTTTTATGAATGCTTGCATCCAGGGCAACGCGTGTATCTACAACTTCTTTTACATCATTCCCATCGTGATTCAATACAAGGTTTGTCAATCTAGCCCACATGTTATCAATCCTATTTGCAACCGTGAATAGACCATGCATAATCTGACTAGACAAGTGAGCTTTTTTACTATCCTTGTGAGACTGTAATTCAGTTGCGTTTTTATTGAGCTCATTCTCAACCGTTTGCATGTCACCGCGTAACTGTGATTCATAGACTGAATTTCTTGTCGTTTCATAATCCTTTTTAAGCCGGACCAATATATTCACTCCTTTCAACTCCAAAAGAAAAAACGCTTCTAATTGAGCGTTCTCATCAATTGATCAATGTATCTTTTTTGCTGCTTAATCTGTCGCGCCTGGCTCACTTGGTAGTCCTGAATGTCTTTTCGGAAGTTTGCGAAAGTCATTTTAGGGCTGTCATACGGGTTGAGGGGATTATAAGTGACAGATACTAACCTTACATCGTCCTCAAACGTGATACCATTTGCTGTATCAGCAATGACATGGATCGTGTCACCTTTCCAAAAATCCTCTTCTATACCTTGTAGTGCTGGCTCATAGATATACTGGTAATCTGCCTCAACGACCACGTCAGGAAATGGGTTTACATGCTTTTTCAAAGCAGATATCATGTTGCTTGCCTTCTTTACTGTGTCGTCTCTTATCGGCTCACCCCAGCGAGGCTTTCCTTCAATAAGAAACTTATCTTCATCAGGATGGATATAAAGAATAGGCTCGAATTCGTATTCAGGCTCTTTCTCCTTTTCATCTTCGTTCGACTTTGTATCGGTTGACTTTGTGTCACTTTTCTTAACTTTCTTTTCTGCGCCGTAACCCCAGGCGCGCGTTGATGTATTTTGATCATTGATCTTCAACTTAAAGCCTGGCATATTGTATCGGCTGTCGAAAGTGTAATCTACCACCTTGCCCATTTTTAAATGTACATAGATGACATAGTTATTTACATCAAGTTCTATTTCATAATCCTCAACAATTTGATCCATTAATTCGACTCTGTTTTTTTCTCCGAAGCCGTCTTGATCTACTTCGTCAAACTCCGATAGTTTTGCTTTTAGAACATATTGAAAAGGCGTACCTGCCAGGGCAAAGTCTAAAGCTTCATTGATTTTCAGTTTCTTTGAAATCTTTTCTTCTACCCTATCATTTACCAGCAAGACGGTATAAACATGATTGGCCGTAACCTTTTTCTGCAGCACGTTTTTTCTGCTCTGATCAAGCTCAATATCTGTAATGTAATACTTTTGATGGTTGTATACTTTCTCGTCTAAATACAGTATGTTCCCTGGAACAAGTAAATCAAATTCCGTTCCATTATCCTCAGTTCGCATTAACGTAAAAGTGAAACTCTTTTTACCTGTTGTGTCGTCTTGCAGTTCTAACACTGCACCAACGATTTCCACAAGCTCTTTGCCGTCTTTGGTTGAGACATGCAACTGCCTGAAATCAATATCAGATGGCAGCCCGTCATTTAATTCTACATCCTTACCCTGGTATTCCTTGCTAGGGTAGGATGGTTTGGCTGGCGTTTCAGGCTCATTTGGGCCATCGTCCACACCTTCCACTGAATCGTATTGCGTAAGTTTATAGGTGAAGATGATACTATTCAATTTCGTTGCATAGTTTGGATCGGTGGCATATCCGGCTTTCACAAGTGCTGCTGTTGCTTTGGTGTAATCTTTTTCGCCTATTA contains the following coding sequences:
- a CDS encoding BppU family phage baseplate upper protein, whose translation is MTNKIYKNGSLPFAMDAYDQSVYDSKIIFSTQDVGTARLIFKLRKDGMPLPLSAVEGKLVLLFSNGSKHIRNISLLDKVEGVAEYILNKDEIKIFGRVQASLNLFYKNGQSMSVHEFIFDIKKNLIDENIVPAAEYYIDHFDSLKSKIEQKSAELEAEIKKRTDVMQGNIDETTKDLQVQLDRMKEKLDDLDSLETKKGAQDKADTALKTAITAAKEKANQALSDAQKYTDDLSKKAQMYKLTTDAGFRQAVPTTIGGTNLFELPPGFYYGAGQYFTNLPTTNDTSWFNVDVFTTGIRKNFHVIRSADNTHWVGTIHTDGTFRGWKRILTAEDVANSTYVDTYDQDNSSVSAAENVATKLVFGATRADDLSEYNRSRSEITLKNSGLYLIRLYITSTNITVGSDNILACYVNGSEYQRFGNWNPTTASSTCVLYLTQKFKAGDKVTFYITPRGTNKTVSINTSYVTMSQLR
- a CDS encoding phage tail protein yields the protein MAAKDFIKEIAKDAQRIYKKYNILASLIIAQSCLESGWGKSDLAQKGKNLFGIKGSFNGQSVLMWTTEYDKKGKATRVKAPFRKYPSWYESVQDLAKLYLKGVSWDPNIYKAVIGEKDYTKATAALVKAGYATDPNYATKLNSIIFTYKLTQYDSVEGVDDGPNEPETPAKPSYPSKEYQGKDVELNDGLPSDIDFRQLHVSTKDGKELVEIVGAVLELQDDTTGKKSFTFTLMRTEDNGTEFDLLVPGNILYLDEKVYNHQKYYITDIELDQSRKNVLQKKVTANHVYTVLLVNDRVEEKISKKLKINEALDFALAGTPFQYVLKAKLSEFDEVDQDGFGEKNRVELMDQIVEDYEIELDVNNYVIYVHLKMGKVVDYTFDSRYNMPGFKLKINDQNTSTRAWGYGAEKKVKKSDTKSTDTKSNEDEKEKEPEYEFEPILYIHPDEDKFLIEGKPRWGEPIRDDTVKKASNMISALKKHVNPFPDVVVEADYQYIYEPALQGIEEDFWKGDTIHVIADTANGITFEDDVRLVSVTYNPLNPYDSPKMTFANFRKDIQDYQVSQARQIKQQKRYIDQLMRTLN